The proteins below are encoded in one region of Nitrosopumilus sp.:
- a CDS encoding gamma-glutamyl-gamma-aminobutyrate hydrolase family protein (Members of this family of hydrolases with an active site Cys residue belong to MEROPS family C26.) translates to MLLVVDNGSIYTKNLTDFLNNQNILFKKQIPHLLDLLSLENYDSFILSGRRKNDKKTNEINSKIITYSIKNNIKLLGICYGAEILALTLGGTIRKIPLPQKGNEKIKIIKDNSISSNYLEVFESHGFEISKLPNVLIPLAESKNCRYEIIRHKTKPIFGTQFHPEMSKDGHELIKKFCLF, encoded by the coding sequence TTGCTACTTGTTGTTGATAATGGATCTATCTATACAAAAAATTTAACTGATTTTTTAAACAACCAAAATATTTTATTTAAGAAACAAATCCCACATCTTTTAGATTTGCTTTCCCTTGAAAATTATGATTCTTTCATCTTATCTGGAAGAAGGAAAAATGATAAAAAAACCAATGAAATTAATTCTAAAATTATTACTTATTCAATCAAAAATAACATAAAACTACTTGGAATCTGCTATGGCGCAGAAATCTTAGCTCTAACCTTGGGTGGTACGATTAGAAAAATTCCATTACCTCAAAAGGGGAATGAAAAAATTAAAATAATAAAAGATAACTCGATCTCAAGTAATTATTTAGAAGTATTTGAAAGTCATGGATTTGAGATATCAAAATTACCTAATGTGCTTATTCCACTTGCTGAATCAAAAAATTGCCGATATGAAATAATTCGACATAAAACAAAGCCAATTTTTGGAACACAATTTCACCCAGAAATGAGTAAAGATGGTCATGAATTAATTAAAAAATTTTGTCTATTTTGA